The following coding sequences are from one Remersonia thermophila strain ATCC 22073 chromosome 2, whole genome shotgun sequence window:
- a CDS encoding 40S ribosomal protein eS30: MGKVHGSLARAGKVKSQTPKVEKQEKKKTPKGRAKKRLTYTRRFVNITLTGGKRKMNPNPGN; the protein is encoded by the exons ATGGGCAAGGTTCACGGAAG TTTGGCTCGTGCCG GCAAGGTCAAGTCTCAGACCCCCAAGGTCGAGAagcaggagaagaagaagaccCC TAAGGGCCGTGCGAAGAAGAGGCTCACCTACACCCGCCGCTTCGTGAACATCACGTTGACGGGCGGCAAGCGCAAG ATgaaccccaaccccggcAACTAA